TCTGACGCTCTGGTTGGTCGCCGTGACTGGGTCAAAGTACTGGACGACGAGCGTCTTGAGCATTTCGGCCGAAGCTTCTGCGTCCGTCACGACACGTCCCAGCAGCAGCTTAGAAACGGCTAGAGTAGCGGCAGCCTGGACCTCGGGCGACTTTGTACCCGATTTCAGCGCCTTGATGTAAATTTTGAGCAGTGTAGGCGTGGAGCTGAGCAGCTGAGCCCCGTGGACGTTGAGGATGTCGGTAAGGATCTGCAAGGCAGTGATCTGAAGGGCGGTGTGGCCCTTGGTGAAGAAATGCATGAAGAGTGTCAAGTTCTCCTCGGCCAAAGATCTGTCAAGGAGAGAGCAGAGACCCAGGCACACAAGGCCTCTCTCACGCACCGGCGCCTCGTGGCTGCGAACGGCAGGGACAACAAGGTTGTTGAGCATTGAAACCAAGTGGTCGTTCTGTTGTAAGTTGCCGGCGACGTTGGACAACATGCATTGCACAATGTGCAGGCATTTCATGTTGATCATGATCTCCTTGACAGCCTTCGCCCGAGCCTCTTCTTCGCTGAGCTCTGGACTCTTCTGTCGGCTGCCGCTTCGTGTAGGTGTTACGTCACCGCCGACCTCGGACTTCGCCGAATGGAAGCTATCTTCCGTGCGGTCATCTGGTGCTGGGTCATCGACAATTGTGTCGTGAACATCTGCGACGGCCTCCAAGACTACTGAGCAAAACTCCTTCTCACCGGCGTTGTCTGGCGCGCAAATGTCCCTCAGAACGTTGATTGTGAGCTTCGTTACATCGTCCGGAAGCTCGGGGACCGAAAGCGACTGGCGAAGCAGAGCGAACATCTTGCGACGACCGACCTCATCGGAGTAATCAAGGGTGATTGCGATGTGAAGCATCTGCTCGACGATGAACTCCTGCTCAACAgtgtcttcctcctcgtcctcttcgccctctGCCTGGGAGACCCTCTTAATGGCCTCAATCAAGACACTGATGTATCTCTCGAGGTAAAACGCAAGAGTGGTCACCTCTGGCAACTTCTCCTCAACCAGAGACTCGAACTTGCCGTTGCCCTCGCTCCTGCAGAAGTCGTTGAAACTACGAGCCATGAACACTGACTCTGCAGATAGCGTCTCCCAAAAATGGTTATCAAAAGTGACAGCCTCCCGGTAGTCGGGCCTGCCTTCCCAGAAACCCTTCATTGCCTCGAGAGCGACACCGTTTTCAACACCGGAGTTTACAACATCGATACGTTccagaagctcaaggaggccgtcgaagTTAGGAGGCGCGGGCTCGGCAGGTGGGGCCCCTTCCTCAGGCGGCGCAACACCGGCGCAGTCCTCGATCCATCGTTCGCGGAAAAGCCTGCCTGCGGACTTGCGCACGTTTTCGTCTCTGTCACGGAGACCCCATCTGAGGAGCTTCTCTCTCATCGAGAGCGAGAGGTGTCGGAAATCGCCGAGAGCTGGCAGCAGCCGCGAATAGACTGCCCTGCGAGTCAAGGCATCTTGATCTCGGGCGCGTTCCAACAGGTATGGGAGAGTGGCAGGAAGAATGGGGAGGTTGACGAGAAGCGACCTTCTCACGTCTGCGCTGGGATCGTTTTGAAGAACTTCCAAAAGCTTCTCGAGAAGGCCgctggcgtcgtcgtcgtcgctatCATCGTCGTTCGCGGCGTCAACTTGGTTGCCAGCCAGGcgcccaaggccgagaaccGCCTGTGCGCGGACCATTGCCTCTTTGTCGTGGATGCGCTTGAGAAGGCCGTAACGGAGCTTTTGGAAGAGATCGTCATCAATGGCGTCGAGAGAGTTGATGATGTGCGAGATTAATTGAGTGGATCTGTACCGCACAAACTTGTCTTTGGCCAACATCAGGGGTAGAACAGTACTCATGAGGTAGCTGATAAGTCTGGTGCTGGGAGTCTCGGGCATGACACTAGCATCCTCATCGACCTCTCCCAGAATCTCGTTGTCCTTGTCGTTCGCATGTCGCAGGAAGAAACCGACAAACCGGATCGTCTTCTCTCCAACACTCTCTGCCTTTTTGATGGGCATAACCCTCAAGACACACCGAACAAACTCGGAGTTGAAggcttcctcgtcgaagTCGTTTGTTGTTGACTTCTTCAGGCTGGTCGGCTCGTATGCGCAGGCCTCCTGGATCTTGCGCAAGGTGACGACGAGCTTGCGGTGTGACGCTGTGTTCTTTTGCGCGTCTCGGAAGACAGCACACACCTGGCCACGAAGCTCATTGTCGGGTCTTTCGGttgggacgtcgagagcgagCGAAGAGGATCGAGACGCTGTTGATGCTCGAGAGCCGAGCGTCGCCGCGGAGGATTTGTGCGAAACGGCGGCCGACGTCCGCGTGGACCTCGTAGATACTCGTGCGGGCATCTTGGGGTTGTCGTGTTCGTATCGTCAAAGCAAGTAATTTGGACGAGGCGGCATGGAGTATGTTGGCAGTTGCTGTGTACTCGTTAATGAAGTAGGAAAAAAAGTATGTATTTGTTGATTGACGGGTGATGACCAACGTCCCCCATCTGCGAAATGACTTCCGACACACTGCACGCAATTACAGTGGGCAAACCCCGGCGCGTTTTTGTTGTTATCCAGTCTGCAACGAGTAAGTCAATAGACTTCCCCAAGCAGTATAGCGCGGGGTCAACATATGTCGTCCCCATAATTGCTTTTGCA
The genomic region above belongs to Colletotrichum higginsianum IMI 349063 chromosome 2, whole genome shotgun sequence and contains:
- a CDS encoding Nuclear condensin complex subunit, which encodes MPARVSTRSTRTSAAVSHKSSAATLGSRASTASRSSSLALDVPTERPDNELRGQVCAVFRDAQKNTASHRKLVVTLRKIQEACAYEPTSLKKSTTNDFDEEAFNSEFVRCVLRVMPIKKAESVGEKTIRFVGFFLRHANDKDNEILGEVDEDASVMPETPSTRLISYLMSTVLPLMLAKDKFVRYRSTQLISHIINSLDAIDDDLFQKLRYGLLKRIHDKEAMVRAQAVLGLGRLAGNQVDAANDDDSDDDDASGLLEKLLEVLQNDPSADVRRSLLVNLPILPATLPYLLERARDQDALTRRAVYSRLLPALGDFRHLSLSMREKLLRWGLRDRDENVRKSAGRLFRERWIEDCAGVAPPEEGAPPAEPAPPNFDGLLELLERIDVVNSGVENGVALEAMKGFWEGRPDYREAVTFDNHFWETLSAESVFMARSFNDFCRSEGNGKFESLVEEKLPEVTTLAFYLERYISVLIEAIKRVSQAEGEEDEEEDTVEQEFIVEQMLHIAITLDYSDEVGRRKMFALLRQSLSVPELPDDVTKLTINVLRDICAPDNAGEKEFCSVVLEAVADVHDTIVDDPAPDDRTEDSFHSAKSEVGGDVTPTRSGSRQKSPELSEEEARAKAVKEIMINMKCLHIVQCMLSNVAGNLQQNDHLVSMLNNLVVPAVRSHEAPVRERGLVCLGLCSLLDRSLAEENLTLFMHFFTKGHTALQITALQILTDILNVHGAQLLSSTPTLLKIYIKALKSGTKSPEVQAAATLAVSKLLLGRVVTDAEASAEMLKTLVVQYFDPVTATNQSVRQALNYFLPVFCYSRAENQDLMRTVALDALHALLNVRESLEDDDADVDEDMESLTTIGACLVDWTDPRKCFNPATGLDLEKKTVNGDIHLEFALDILDRLNSSISKEEKKVVASLLGKLYISPTSTEEKLREVYDEVTIAVNDRLISDTTGRNALNKVHLSLGKIIASLREQQDGEPRRMSRSVSVAASVAGSVAGSVAGSVAGSIAGSVAGSVAPSDRHETDNEKTINLEPDIKEEDEDSDGTVIQTTLKDDGNSLVSELLSDEEGA